The following are encoded in a window of Kitasatospora sp. NBC_01250 genomic DNA:
- a CDS encoding AAA family ATPase has translation MTSEVVQRRTATPPTEPSAAATAGARPQARPTLRPTVEELRLTSFKSYRRATLPLAPLTVLHGPSGVGKSNALDALAVLSRLAHGEEVRPSLDGIGGAGGPLAAPIRGGLLGCVPHGRNAIILGCTVRSCAGPIRLELVIRTDVRVRVAREWLACDGRTLMETGEQDVAGGRVNVSWHNDSRQGDIRAPFPSGSLITAQLPLRVAGSSAGERKVLAAAEQMLTALREVFPVHPVPALMRGWARPDPQARLLPSAANVSAVLARLQGECPRRYGRLLKAVQAAAPHPLLGLDVARRGTQVQERLLAVFDEGVLGRTGADQASDGMLRVLAFAAVLLTGADVLDVDPAIEVPWARRQLAVLAEDVGAGLATEQTASLLRLAREMCDKEHLRLLAAVQDPAAAQSVDGIELVECRRDPTSGHSVLRSPAHRVPPQPGGAAAPGAEDAVDLDR, from the coding sequence GTGACCAGCGAAGTCGTTCAGCGCCGCACCGCCACCCCGCCCACCGAGCCCTCGGCCGCCGCGACCGCCGGAGCCAGGCCCCAGGCCCGCCCGACGCTGCGGCCCACCGTCGAGGAACTGCGCCTCACCTCCTTCAAGTCCTACCGCCGCGCCACCCTCCCGCTCGCCCCGCTCACCGTGCTGCACGGCCCCTCGGGCGTCGGCAAGTCGAATGCGCTGGACGCCCTCGCGGTGCTCTCCCGGCTGGCCCACGGCGAGGAGGTCCGGCCCTCGCTGGACGGGATCGGCGGTGCCGGCGGACCGCTCGCCGCCCCGATCCGCGGCGGGTTGCTCGGCTGCGTCCCGCACGGGCGCAATGCGATCATCCTCGGCTGCACCGTGCGCTCCTGCGCCGGCCCGATCCGCCTGGAACTGGTCATCCGCACCGACGTACGGGTCCGGGTGGCCCGCGAGTGGCTGGCCTGCGACGGCCGGACCCTGATGGAGACCGGCGAGCAGGACGTGGCCGGCGGCCGGGTCAACGTCAGCTGGCACAACGACAGCCGGCAGGGCGACATCCGGGCGCCGTTCCCCAGCGGCAGCCTGATCACCGCCCAGCTCCCGCTGCGGGTGGCCGGCTCCTCCGCGGGCGAGCGCAAGGTGCTGGCCGCGGCCGAGCAGATGCTCACCGCCCTGCGCGAGGTCTTCCCGGTGCACCCCGTCCCCGCGCTGATGCGCGGCTGGGCGCGGCCCGATCCGCAGGCCCGGCTGCTGCCGAGCGCCGCCAACGTGTCGGCGGTGCTGGCCCGGCTGCAGGGCGAGTGCCCGCGCCGGTACGGCCGGCTGCTGAAGGCGGTGCAGGCCGCGGCTCCGCACCCGCTGCTCGGGCTGGACGTGGCGCGGCGCGGCACCCAGGTGCAGGAGCGGCTGCTCGCGGTCTTCGACGAGGGCGTGCTCGGGCGCACCGGCGCGGACCAGGCCTCGGACGGGATGCTGCGGGTGCTCGCCTTCGCGGCCGTGCTGCTCACCGGGGCCGACGTGCTGGACGTCGACCCGGCCATCGAGGTGCCGTGGGCCAGACGGCAGTTGGCGGTGCTCGCCGAGGACGTGGGCGCCGGTCTCGCGACCGAGCAGACGGCCTCCCTGCTGCGGCTGGCCCGGGAGATGTGCGACAAGGAGCACCTCCGGCTGCTGGCGGCGGTGCAGGACCCGGCGGCGGCCCAGTCGGTCGACGGGATCGAGCTGGTGGAGTGCCGGCGCGATCCGACCAGCGGGCACAGCGTGCTGCGGTCGCCGGCGCACCGGGTGCCGCCCCAGCCCGGGGGTGCGGCGGCGCCGGGGGCCGAGGATGCGGTAGACCTGGACCGGTGA